The following nucleotide sequence is from Solidesulfovibrio carbinolicus.
TCGCTGTTTTCCCATGGCCTTCCCGGCCATCGACGATATCCGAGTGTGGTTGTTGTACATGGCGCGCCGCGTCTCATGATCGCCACGCCAGGATTTCAGGCCGTTGCGCTTGGGTTCGGCGATTCTCGTCCGCCATGGCCCGCCGTCCAGGTCTTTGAGGACATCCCGGGAGAAATAGCCCTTGTCCGCGACCAGTTCCGCAGGATCGTCCGGGCATGGCGGTGTGGAAGTGACCCGTCGCAAACTATCTTGAGCGGCTTTCAGCGTCTTTTGCAGAGTCGAAGTGTCCCCCTTGTCCGCTTCATGCACCTCGACCGCCACGACCGCGCCGGTGTCCAGGTCCACCGCGTGCTCCGGCTTGTACGCCAGATGCGTTCGGCCATCCTTCATCTTGGCGATCTTCGCCTCGGGATCGACCTGCGACTGCCAGTCCTTGTACGAAAGAGTCTTGCCGACGCGCTTGCGGTCCATGCGAGCCAGATCCTCATCCGTCGGAGAGTCGATGCCGCTCTCCTTAGCCATGCGCAGGAGCGTCTTGCGGTAGCTCTCACCCGTGTCCCGGCGCACGATGGTTTTGAGCGCCGCGTTGGCCTCCATGGTCGAAGCGTCCACGCCAATGTGGCCTCCAAGGACCAAGCCATCCTTGCTGAGCACCTTGAGAACCCAGGTGAAAACCTCTTGGTGGGTCGCCAGCGGCAGACGGGACCGTGTCCGGCTGAGCGAGGAATGATCCGGCACAGACTCCTTGGGCGAAAGCTGGAGAAAATCCCGGAGGGAAAGCGAATCGGCGCAGCGCCACTCAATGCCGCGCTCGCTGTCGATGCCCTCGAAATACCCCACGAGGTGCATCCGAAAATATCGGCCAGGCGGAATGGAGGGACGCCCCTTGTCGGAATAGAAGGGCTTGCACAGCTTCTCGGCGAAACCATCGAAGCCGGCTTTTCGGAGAATGTGCTGGAGACGATCGTAAAAAGCGTGCCCACTAGACCGAGGAATCTCATCCCAGGCCAGATACATCGTCCCCTGCTGATCACCCTGACGGCCAAGCCCCATGAGATCACCTCCGGAACCGCGATGGCTGGATTATCAGTCACTTGGCGGAGTTTTTCAACACGCTGCTATGGATCCACTGGGTGCTCAGCTAAGTGCTCGGGACCTGGGTCTTCGTCATGACGATGGCCTGGAGTTGGCACCAGTCCACCGAGGTGGTCTGGGACCAGAAGGTCGAGACCTGGCTTGGCTGCCACCGCCGCGCTTTCGAGTTCTACGGCGGCGTCCCGGCGCGGATCGTCTTCGATAATCCCAATGCGCCATCACCAAGGCTACTACCATGAGCCAGGGGTGCCAGGGGGCCTATCCGTTGCGGGACTTCCGGGACATCGCCGACGCCAACCGCCAGTAATTGTAGTGGATCGTGGGCACGGCCGGCAACCATGACACGGCACCACCCATGAAGGCCGCTGACGCGTTTTGCCGAGTCGTGACGCGATTTCCTCAGGTCGGTTCGGTGCCCGACGTGGCTCCAGAAGTCGTGACCTGGGCCGGGGTCAAGCTCCATGGCGGCGACCGCCCCTATGGCTGTCAACTGCCATGTCCAGTTCGAGAAGGCATTCTGTTCCGCTCCGTTTCAGCAGGAGCACCAGAGCATCTGTCGCTGCACACCGGAGAAAAGACCATGCATTTCAATGGCCAGACCCTGGTGGCCGTCCATTTGCGCCGGAAATTCGTGACCATCTATTTCTTAGCAGCCTTCATAGAGAAACTAAAATCGGCATAAGCGATATGGTCTTTGTAGTCGTGTTATTGTGATGTTAATTCAAAATTAATTCATGAGTACTATAATATGAAACCATAATCAAATTCACCCTAATTATCTTGGTTTGCAAAGCCACAATTATGAATATTTAAGTAGGTGGGATGTAATGCATATATAGATTGACATTATGCAATAGCATTATGCAAGAGAGCTATGTATAAGCAGTATGCATAGACAGTAAAAACAGACACTATAGATAGAGAATATGCACAGACGCTATTCATATACATTGCACACATATAGTTACACACGGGTACACCCATAACAATGCGATAGGTACACGCGTCAATGAACATAGCTACAGACATTAATGAACATATTTACGATCATATCGATACATTTACACTATATTTACTGAATTGACTCATACAAAGTCAATAGTGTTAAAATGAAACATATACTGTTGAGGTTGAAGCGATTAAGTTAACGATTGAATCGTTATTCTTAAACTATATTTATGAAATAGAAAACAAGCAAGCAACCAACCAGCCAGCAAACAAAGAATTCTACACAAACCTTTAAAAGACAATGAGGGACAGTTATGTTCACGGGCAACCATGTCCTCGACGAGTTGAAGAGCGACTACCAGTATACAGACAATATACTTCAAAGATTGATAGAGCTGTTAGAGTTTTATACCAGTATCCATGGTAAAGCATTGGTAGTCAGATTTGACTTGAAATATCCAGAGAGCTACAGGTATGTGTACTCCAATGATGACATCATGAAATTCTCAGCATATATTGTTCAGTTTTACAAACACCAAGGGTACGATCCGTTTTACATGTGGGTAAGAGAACAAGAGACTGGTCTTCATCCTCACTACCATTTCTTGATCTTGCTCAATGGAAACAATGTTCGATCCTATCACTATGTGTTTGAGACTGCCAAGTCCATTTGGGGCAATATATTGGGGGTGTCTCCTCTGGGACTAGTTGATCACTGTACCAAGGGAAAAAATGGTACTCATCATGAAAATGGTATCTTGCTTGTCAGAGCTAGTGGCAACTACTATCAAAGATGTTCTGATGTTTTGAGACAGGTCTCGTATATGGCTAAGATTGAGGGTAAGGGAGACTACCTAGATGGAGTGAGGGATTTTGGTATGTCACGGTTGTACCGTCGTTGATGGTCTAGGGTCTATAGCGAAATGAGATAGCTTCGTGTTTAGATGATGTTCCAAGGCATCTGTTGGCGACCGCAGTCACAATCTCGCCATTTGCCAATGAAGGAGAGCTCTCATGGACACCAACAAGAATCTCCCAAGATCAAGCCGTCAGGCGTGATTAAGATCAGAGGAAAAGATGTGACCACCTATGAAGGCCAAATTAGACTATGCTCATCAGTTTGGTATAAAAAGCTTAAAAGTAGTCATAACGCAGTATCCCACTGAACAAAATGGTCAAATATTTATTTGTCAAGCTGAGTTATTCACGGCGGATGATCGAGTCTTTTCAGACAGGGGTGATGCCTCGCCACTCAATGTCCCAAGAGGATGTGCTGACAGTTTCCATCGGATAGCTTCTACGAGAGCAAAGTCTAGAGTGCTCTCAGATGCTTTCAATATCAAGGGTGCAGTCATCGATGATGCGGATATGTCTCCAGAGGGTGAGGGAGGGGAGTACATCACAGATGCTGAATTTAGTCCTATAGAGCCCATGCAAAGACCAGCTTTACCGAGTAGTTTTGATGGTGGTGGAGCTAAACCAGCTTCTGATAAACAATTGCACTTGATCAGTTCATTGGCATCCCAAGGGCAAGTGTCATCTGAAGATATGGCTGCCAGCATGTTTGGCAAGACGTTAGATCAGTTGCAGGGTAGTGAAGCCAATCAATTGATCAAGCAATTGAAATAGATTTTGTAATGCTAGTGTGTTTCAACGTGTATAGGGATAACGCCTTTCGTGAGGTGTTCAGCTTCATGTCCATCCTCGGGAGGTAATAAAATATCTTTGCTTGTCTTCCGTTTGTGTTCAAGGAGTTCATGTAGTCTGAGGTCGAAGCTAAAATCTCTCAGGTGTGGCTGGCTGTGAATGGCCATGGGGTAATAGACATGCACGTCTTTGTCTTGTCCGATACGGTAAATGCGGTCTGTGCATTGATCTTCGATGGCCGGGTTCCACCATCGTGAGAGGTGGATAACATGATTGGCCGCCGTTAACGTCAATCCTACCCCTCCGGCCCGGGGAGACAAGATCATCACGTCGAACACGCCCCGATTCTCCTGAAAGGCCTGGACGTACTGTTGTCGCACAGCACCGGGTACCTTGCCGTTAATGACAAAAGGTAGGCAGCCCAGGCGGTAGCGTTCTTTGAGTTTGACGGCCAGGACTGCTTGCAGTTCAAGTGACTCCAGAAAAATCAGCGCCTTTTCCCGTTGGCTGTAAATCGTATCCAGCAGATCCATGGTCCGAGTCAGACGGGCCGACCAGCCGATGTATGCATCCCCGGCTTGGATCCAGGCATCCGGAGCTTCTGGGTGAAGGCTGACCAAGCGTAGTGCAAGTAGGAGTTGCAGCCCGGACCCGGCTCCACCCTGGCCATGTTTCCGCAGAGCGTTCTCATAGGCCTGGGCTTGACGTGGGGGCATAGTCGAGTGTTCCACATGTTCTGTTTTTGTGGGGAGGCCCTGGAGTGTGTCATTTTTCATGCGACGCAGCATGGGGCGAAACACCGTTTGCCCAGCCCCCTCAAGCTTTGCCTTGAGCTGGCGTAGCGTCTCCATGTCTGCCTCGGCGTACGAAGCCATGAACTCCTTAAGAACCACCAGGAATCCTGGCAGCAGGACATCCATGATCGACCAGAGGTCAGCCAGGGAATTTTCTATGGGCGTACCTGTCAGGCCCAGGCTGAAATCCGCGCGTAGCGTCTTGACCGCCCTGGTGATTTGGGACGCTGGATTCTTGGCTTTTTGCATTTCGTCAAAGACCACCGCGCTCCAGGGAATGACCGCAAAACTGTGATGGTAGTCGCGGAGGGTCTCGTAAGTGGTTAACACCCAGTCGGCCTCTTGCAGGCGCGGGACATCAAGGCGAGCGGAGCCGCTGTCAACATCGCGTCCCTCAAGCAGTCGCAGGCGGCGGATTTGCGGGCCATGCGCCTCAATGCAGTTGCCAAGACCCCGCTCGTCGAGATGGATGCTCACCTCTTGCTGCCAGTTGCCGATGAGACTTGTGGGAGCCACGATTAGAATTGGCTTGCGACTGCACCCAAGATCCAGGCGACGCTCTTGAAGCCAGGCCAGAAAGGCCAGGGAGGCCAGGGTCTTGCCCAGGCCCATGTCGTCAGCCAATAGCGCTCCACTTGTTCCGCTCGACCACATCCCGATCAACCAGTCCAGGGCTTCCTGTTGATGGGGCTTAAGTGGCGTGTGTAGGGCGTGGGGTAGGCGGTAGTGTGGTTCCACGGGTACACGCGTGCGGAAGGAGCAGTACTGATTCTCCTCCACATTCTCGGCTACTTCGATAAAAATTGGGCCTGCCCCCGCCTTTGTCTCGACTGCCGGCTCAAGTGGCGCGGCAGGGACTTCCGGTTCAGTAACCGGGTTGAGCAGATTGGCGATGCTGTTTAGGGCGTCCAGTGTCGGCTGCGCAGCGGGAATGGCCACGTCCTGTATGTCCACACTCGGCTGGCCTCGTTCCATGGCGGCCTTCATCTCCCTGATGGCGGCGGCGACAGCTTCGGGACTGCCAAAGGTCACGCTCTTGTCTTCAACCTGTAATCCATAGGACTCAGGACGCCAGGTATTCGGTGATCGTTTAACCCAGGGCAGGATGGTGGGAATCCACAGGCCAAGGCCCACCACGCGCTGTGAGTATTCTTGGGTGACCACGAACATGGCCTCCACCACTGTTTCACCGAAACGTTCGCCCAGACGTTCCTGGAAATACCGTTGTGGGTTCCGGGCAAAGTCACGCCGCATCTCGGGCGAGGCTTGTTGTACGTCCTTGACCAGCGCCAGGGCCTCGCGGACCACCGGCTCAATGAAAACGTAGCGGTTGTCGCCTAGCACGTAGGATGAACGAACTTGGGGATAGGTAGTCATGAAATCTTTGGCAAAGTGGTCATGGAGGGCTGGCGGCAGGAGCGCCTCGCTCTCCAGGGGAAGGGTGGTCGCTATTTCCTGAATAGCTTCCTCGTCCTGCAGGGAATCCCACAAATCCTTGGCTCCATGACGTCTGCTGCCAAAGAGCACGGGTTCAACATCGAACGCCGCCCTGGACGTCTTGAGCCGCAGGGACAGGGCCGCAGCATGGTAGACTCTCAGGCTGTCCAGATAGCCGTCGCGCTCCACCTTATCCTTGGCCTGCTGCGGTAGGGAGGCGGTCAGGCGGGCCAGTTGACGGCGGCGTTCGTCCTGGTCCCCCGGGGGCACTTCATTGCAGGCGTCGATGGCTGAGGCTAGGTCATATAGTGTCTTTGGCAGGCGCTGCCAAACGCCCTTGTGCTGGATCATAGAGCCGACACGGAGCGCCCCGATGGCCCGTTGTCCCTGGGGGTTGAGCCAAGCTGCGTCCAGATTGAAGTCATCCTGGCTTATGATGCCGCGACTTTGGATGGACAAGCACAGTGGGGTGCACGGCGGCAGGCCGAGCAGGTGGGCTTGGGCCTGCCCCAGGCTGGCAACATGTTGATGGGTAAACTGGATGCCTGTCCCCTCGAGCGTGGCCGCCGGGGCTTGGCGTCCTTCCTCATCGCCGGGCAACGTGGCTGGATCGATCTCGTCCAGGGCGCGCCAAAGCATGGACACGGGAGAGGACAGCGATCCCAGTTCAGTGCTCTTCCATTCGTGCGGTGAAAGGATCGTACGCCGCCCAAGCAGGCTGGTCTTGAGCACCTGAAACAAGACGCCTGCAGCATTGGGGGTATGGATCAGTGCGAGTGACATAGCTGGTGAAAGCCCTTTAGGAATAGTCGTTAGGAGAAATGGAGCGGCCGGTTTGCTCACGGATATGGTTGGCGACGCTTTCTCGCCATGAACCATGAGCATAGTGCGTATACGGGCCAGGTTTTTCTGAAGCGGACTCAAGATCATCTTTGCGATAAAATCGTTTGTATAAGGCTGGGGCAGCGCTATTTCGTTCATGCCAAATATGGCAGCGTCCGTTGTGGCTCCAATCCACCACAATCAGGGAGTCAATTTTCATGATTAACGCAATGTGGTTGGCAATGTTGGTTGATTGTGTAAGCTCGGCATAGCTTAGTGCCTTTCCCGGAGAAGCATCCGTGCGTGCGATGATCCTCTTGACCTCGCGCACGCCGTTCAATCCAAGCACTACCCAGGCTTGGTCAATGTAGCCCTTTCTATGGAAGGCTCGCCAGAATTTTCCACGCATCAGCCACATTCGACGGGCATTCTCATCCTGGTCGGCTACCTTGTCCACAATGCCCAGAAACAACTCCAAAGACTGCTCCGTCAGCCAGCCATGCATCACTGCTAGGGCCTCGGCTTGAACGGGATGCCATAGAGCCGCGTCCAGACGGGGGTCGCGCAACTGACGCAGGAGAAATGTCTCCACCAGATCGCGGACAGGTTCCGGAGCTGTAATCGTCCGAAAAGGCAGGAGTAAGGCATCAGTAATTGCCTGGACTACGGAGGATATCCCCTGGAGAAACAGGCCGCCTTGATCGGTGGTGGACAAGTCGACGATGCGTTGGGCAATTGCCAGGGATCGCAACCTGCCGCCGTTTTCCGAGGCTCGCGTCAGGGCCACCTGGAAGGCCCTAACACCAAGTTCAGAAGCAGCTAGGCCCGGCGGCAGGCCGGCTTGGTCGAAGACGGCAGCAACACCCCCGGTTGCAACACTATCCAGACGCAGCAGGCAGTCTGCTAAGCGGTCCACAACGATGGTCGGATCGAATAGGCGAAAGCGTGCTGCGGGTTCAGTCCACCGTCGGCCCAGAGCGTCGGCGCGGGGGACCAAAAAAGAGGCCAGCAGGGTTGCGGCCTGGGGGAACGTCGTGAAGACATTGATATAAACTCTGGCCAACCCCCGCAACAGTCGACTTCGGACCCGTTGGGCCAGGGCCTCCAGATAGGCCCGCAACAACGAGAGATCTGCCAATAGAGCACTCTTCTCCAGACAAAGCGTGGAGTAGCGCCAATCAAGCACGTCCAAACCGGAAAAGTCTCGGCTGCGGGCGGCCTGAGTCAGGCGAGCCTGTAGGGCCTGGAGATCAATGAGCGACCGGGTGGGCTGGTCCCTTCCCTCCCCGACGTCCTTGGCAGCCTTCACCGTTCTTGAAGGATCAAAAGTCAGTGGGCGAATTCGTTGTCCTGATTGCTGCCAGGTCCGCAGCAGCTCATTGAGTCCAGGGGTCATTCAAGCAGCCTCTTGGCGGCGTTGACCTCTTTCTCGCTGGGCGGGGTCATGATGAAGCGGATGTCTATTCGGCGGTTGCGCCGTTTGTTTTCCGGGCTAGTGTTGGGCGCTACCGGCCGCTTGAGTCCGTAGCCTGCCACGGACATAAGCGGATAGCCTGCTCCCCCGATCCCATCCTGGCTGGCCCGGATCTGACGGCTGCGAAGGGCTCCCAGCGCGGGCTGTTCGTGGGTCATGACTTGGTAAGTATGCAAGGCCCTCTCCATGGATAACCGCCAGTTCATGTCCTCAGCCCCGTCGGAGTCCGTGTGTCCCTCAATCAGCAGAGCCTCCAGTCCGAAGGCCGTTGGTGGGCAATCGGCTGGCGGTGCGTCGTTCGGGAGGGTGGCGTAGCAGGGCAGGACCTGGGCCAAGGCCCGGGCCAACTTGGTCACCGCTTCCTTGCCCTCTGGAAGTAGTTCTGCCTTGCTCACCGGAAATAGGATAGACTCAGGCAAGCGCAGAATGCCATTGTCGCGGTCAATGAGCACCGTCACGCCCTGGTCTTTGAGAGACTGGTACACCTGTTCCACGACAGCCTGGCGTGCCTGCTGAGCTCCCTGGATCAGATCCAGCTGAGCACGCAGTCGATTTTTTTCATCTTCTGCGGCCTTGCGTTGTGCTTCTAATAGCACGTTCTGCTCGCGCAGATCAACGGAATCATCGCTAAACTTCATAGCAAAAAACATGAGCATGATGATGAACAGGAATAGCATGCCGACCATCATGTCAGTCATGGACACGAAAAAATTTTGCTCGTGATCGTCGTCACCGCTTTGATATTCGTTGATGGCCATGCTATCTCCAATTCATCGTGACTATCTGCTTTTCATTGCGACCAAAGTATTTTCAAAAATTTCGTTAAGTTCTTCTATAGCTTCGGAAAAACGTTCGACAGCCCTCCCGATATGCGTGTCGATACTTTGCACATATTGGTTCAACTTGGCAGCATTACTGTCCATTGCGGACAGCATGTCTCGCAATACGATGGCCAGACTTGCATCAACTCCCTGGAAACGCCCTACATGTTGCTGCCAGGAGTTCTCCAAACTGTGGGATGCCTGCTGGATGGCCGTTTGCGCGGCGGAAGCGGTCCGGCCCATGGCTGTGGCTCCATCGACCAAGCTGCGCAGCGATTGTTCCATGCCGCGCACACTGGCAGCCAAGGCGTTTTGGGTGGACACTATGGGGCTGGAGGCAGCTCCGATACTGCCGGCAGCCGCTTCCAGCGCCTTGGCCGCAACCTGGGAACTGCTGGCTGCTTCGCGAACATTGCGCCCGTGGAGGTTCAAGGCCTGATCCACCTCCGTCAGCGAGGTCGAAAGCTTTAGGACGTGGGTTCCCATGTTCCCCAGCGAGTCATTGAGTGAGGCAAGGACCGTAGTGGTCCCATCGGTCAACCGGGCGGCGGCAGCCTGTCCCTGGGCCGCAACCTCCTCTCCGACCTTGGCCAGGGCGACGCTCATGTTTTCCCGGGCTGTGGTGCTGACCTGCAGCAGACGCTCCATGGACTGCTGGTTGGTTTGGGCCACGCGGGCTGATTCGTCGCGCATCTCCTGCAAGACGCTGGCGATTGATTCGCTCATGGACTGGGCGTTGCGAGCGGTTTGATCCCCGGTTTCTGCGGCGGTGCGGCGCATGGTCTCGGCCATGTCTTCGACAGCCTTGCCCAGAACGGCCACGGCCTGAGCGCTTTGGCCGGTCACTGAACCAGCCGCACCATCCATGGCCTCGCGCATTTGGGTCAAGGCCTGAGCCATCTCGTCGCCGATGCCCCGCAGACGTTCCTGGAGCACAGCCTGGGTTTGGCTGACGTCATGAGCCACATGCTGACTGATGCCTCGGGTGGCCTCGGCCAGACCGGCCACGCCTTCGTGCAATTCGCGAGCAGCCGCTTCCAACGTTGCGGCAAAAGCCCCGCCGCCACTGTCCAGCGAATCTTTCATCTGGGCCAGGGAATGGGTCAGGGTTTCCAGAGTATTTGCCATGGTGGTCAGTTCAGCTCCGGCCTGCTGATCAACGACTTGATTCAATCGGCTGGCCAGGACGTTGAGGGTCTCCTCTTGCATAACCTTGATGTTTTCCCCGATAGAACGCCCGATAGTCTGTTCCATGGCTCCAATATTCTGGCCAACTTGGTCCAAACCTTGACGGACAGGATCCACCGCTTCAATCATCGCTCGGGACATCGCAGCTGAGGTCGTAGAGAAACCTTCGCATAGTTCTCGGTGTACCGGAGTAACGGCCTCTTGCATGGCTGTTGCTACAGCTCCTGACATGCGGATCAATCCTTCGCTTATGTCGGTATTAAACTTTTTGATCTGAGTGGTCGTTTCTCTGGCCTCGTGGAGTTGTTCGTAAAGGAGTTGCTCCGGGCTCTGAATAGGAAGTAATCGCTCAAGCTGTTTTCGAAATGATCGAAGTGCGCCTTCAAGCTCTCGACGAAACCATTTTTCCGCATAGCTAACCGTCAGCGAGGCAAGTAGCCCAAATATTGAAGTGTAGAATTTAAAGGTGGCTGCATGCAAGAGGTCCTTGAGCGCACCTTGCATGGCGTCCTGTCCCTGTCCGCTGTTTGCGGTGGCCGCCTGGATTGCCTGGCTGGCCGAACTTAGAGCGGCTACCAGTCCGAGAAATGTGAAGAGTAGGCCGATGCCGACGAATAGGCCAGACCATTTTGCCAGTCGGCGAAGTTGCACTACCCCCTCAAAACGCTCCACCGAGAAGTAGGTAGCCGGGGAGATCGTTAAAAAGAGCCTCCCGCCATCTTTCTGAACCAGGGTCTGGGCAAACTTGGACCAAGTCTCCTCAAGGGTTGGGCATTTGGCCGTCAGTGTGGACAGGAAATTTTGGTACTGCACTCCTGCTAAGCCAGTATCCGGCATAGCCGCAAGATTTTTATTGCAAGTCTTTACTTGCCGCATCAGCGGACGCCATGTCCACCACCCACGGGTGATGACGAAACACATTCCCGCAACGATTATCAAGGAAAGAGACTCTGGTACGCCTTTGATGCGCAGCAACCCCAGTAGTGGTGACATAATTAGCGTCAGCGGGTAACTTAACCACGAGAGTAATTCAGTATAGTCCATCGGAATAGTCCATTCAATACGTGAGAGATTGATCGACAGGCGAGTTTCCCTGTGGCCATTGTCTCAGATTTAAGGGATATTTATACTTTATCTGAGGATATAACGTCAATTTGTTTATTATGGAAAGCTATTTATTGCAAATCATATGCTTTTAGTGTGCAATTTCGCTTTGTAGTACCTCTTGAGGAGTTGAGAAACTATCGGGTTTGCTAGATCTCCATCATCGCCCCGTTATCCCTCAGCCAATCCCTGCGTTCCCGATAGTCGGGCAATATCCTGTCGACTGAGCTCCAGAAATCTGCCGTATGCCTGGGATGTATCAGGTGGGCGAGTTCGTGGACCACGATGTAGTCGAGGACTTTGAGCGGAGCCATCATGCATTTCCAGTGGAAATTGAGCACGGCGTCAGTCGAGCATGAGGCCCAGCGATGGCCGAGTTCCATGACTCGTACGGCCTTGGATATAACGCCGAGCTTGGGTTCATAGAACGCCGTTCGCTGGCCGATGCGGTCCCGGCCTTTGGTGCGGTAAAATTCCTTGAACGCTTCGGCGGGATCAGGGGCCGGCTTGCCTGCTGCGGGGCGGCGCAGCAGGAACCGGCCGTCTTTGAGCAGGAGGGGCTCCTTTTGCTCGTCCACCCAACGCAGGCGGTAGGAGCGGCCGAGGTAGAGGAAGCCTTCACCGTTGACGAACTCGCGATTCACCCGGGCGGCGTTGCGCTCGCGCCAATCGGCCAGGCCTCGGTAAATCCACAGGCGTTTGGCTTCCAGGATTTCCTCGATTTTTTCCTGGGAGAGGGACTCGGGGACAATGAGCGAGACGGAGCCGTCGCGTTCAATATGGAGGCTGGCGGTTTTGCGGTTGCTGCGGGTCAGCGAATACTCGATGTCTTTGTAGCGCATTATTTGACGAGATCCCGGTGCCGGGCCTTGGCCAGCTCCACGATGTCTGCGACGAGCTTTTCGCTGGCGTCGATGATCTCACCGATGCCCGTAAAGAGCATCAGGTCGGAAAGTCGGCCCTTGAGCGCGCTTATGTCGGAGGGGCGCGACCAGAAATTGATGATGTTGATGGTTTGTTGCAAGGCTTCGACGATGTCGGCCACAAGCTGTTTGACGGTCTGGGCATGGGCCTTGGGCACGCCATCTCTGCCAAAGGCAATCATGCCGATAAGTTCGTAAAAAGGCGCTTCCTGGGGCTTGATGCCGTCATCAGGCTCTGGGCGACCATTTTTCGCTTCCAGGCGGATTTCCAGCATGCCCTGGCACAGTTTATCCCAGTCCTCTTTGTGCTT
It contains:
- a CDS encoding EH signature domain-containing protein; the encoded protein is MTPGLNELLRTWQQSGQRIRPLTFDPSRTVKAAKDVGEGRDQPTRSLIDLQALQARLTQAARSRDFSGLDVLDWRYSTLCLEKSALLADLSLLRAYLEALAQRVRSRLLRGLARVYINVFTTFPQAATLLASFLVPRADALGRRWTEPAARFRLFDPTIVVDRLADCLLRLDSVATGGVAAVFDQAGLPPGLAASELGVRAFQVALTRASENGGRLRSLAIAQRIVDLSTTDQGGLFLQGISSVVQAITDALLLPFRTITAPEPVRDLVETFLLRQLRDPRLDAALWHPVQAEALAVMHGWLTEQSLELFLGIVDKVADQDENARRMWLMRGKFWRAFHRKGYIDQAWVVLGLNGVREVKRIIARTDASPGKALSYAELTQSTNIANHIALIMKIDSLIVVDWSHNGRCHIWHERNSAAPALYKRFYRKDDLESASEKPGPYTHYAHGSWRESVANHIREQTGRSISPNDYS
- a CDS encoding OmpA/MotB family protein; this encodes MAINEYQSGDDDHEQNFFVSMTDMMVGMLFLFIIMLMFFAMKFSDDSVDLREQNVLLEAQRKAAEDEKNRLRAQLDLIQGAQQARQAVVEQVYQSLKDQGVTVLIDRDNGILRLPESILFPVSKAELLPEGKEAVTKLARALAQVLPCYATLPNDAPPADCPPTAFGLEALLIEGHTDSDGAEDMNWRLSMERALHTYQVMTHEQPALGALRSRQIRASQDGIGGAGYPLMSVAGYGLKRPVAPNTSPENKRRNRRIDIRFIMTPPSEKEVNAAKRLLE
- a CDS encoding DEAD/DEAH box helicase, with amino-acid sequence MSLALIHTPNAAGVLFQVLKTSLLGRRTILSPHEWKSTELGSLSSPVSMLWRALDEIDPATLPGDEEGRQAPAATLEGTGIQFTHQHVASLGQAQAHLLGLPPCTPLCLSIQSRGIISQDDFNLDAAWLNPQGQRAIGALRVGSMIQHKGVWQRLPKTLYDLASAIDACNEVPPGDQDERRRQLARLTASLPQQAKDKVERDGYLDSLRVYHAAALSLRLKTSRAAFDVEPVLFGSRRHGAKDLWDSLQDEEAIQEIATTLPLESEALLPPALHDHFAKDFMTTYPQVRSSYVLGDNRYVFIEPVVREALALVKDVQQASPEMRRDFARNPQRYFQERLGERFGETVVEAMFVVTQEYSQRVVGLGLWIPTILPWVKRSPNTWRPESYGLQVEDKSVTFGSPEAVAAAIREMKAAMERGQPSVDIQDVAIPAAQPTLDALNSIANLLNPVTEPEVPAAPLEPAVETKAGAGPIFIEVAENVEENQYCSFRTRVPVEPHYRLPHALHTPLKPHQQEALDWLIGMWSSGTSGALLADDMGLGKTLASLAFLAWLQERRLDLGCSRKPILIVAPTSLIGNWQQEVSIHLDERGLGNCIEAHGPQIRRLRLLEGRDVDSGSARLDVPRLQEADWVLTTYETLRDYHHSFAVIPWSAVVFDEMQKAKNPASQITRAVKTLRADFSLGLTGTPIENSLADLWSIMDVLLPGFLVVLKEFMASYAEADMETLRQLKAKLEGAGQTVFRPMLRRMKNDTLQGLPTKTEHVEHSTMPPRQAQAYENALRKHGQGGAGSGLQLLLALRLVSLHPEAPDAWIQAGDAYIGWSARLTRTMDLLDTIYSQREKALIFLESLELQAVLAVKLKERYRLGCLPFVINGKVPGAVRQQYVQAFQENRGVFDVMILSPRAGGVGLTLTAANHVIHLSRWWNPAIEDQCTDRIYRIGQDKDVHVYYPMAIHSQPHLRDFSFDLRLHELLEHKRKTSKDILLPPEDGHEAEHLTKGVIPIHVETH
- a CDS encoding M48 family metallopeptidase, giving the protein MRYKDIEYSLTRSNRKTASLHIERDGSVSLIVPESLSQEKIEEILEAKRLWIYRGLADWRERNAARVNREFVNGEGFLYLGRSYRLRWVDEQKEPLLLKDGRFLLRRPAAGKPAPDPAEAFKEFYRTKGRDRIGQRTAFYEPKLGVISKAVRVMELGHRWASCSTDAVLNFHWKCMMAPLKVLDYIVVHELAHLIHPRHTADFWSSVDRILPDYRERRDWLRDNGAMMEI
- a CDS encoding YagK/YfjJ domain-containing protein; translated protein: MFTGNHVLDELKSDYQYTDNILQRLIELLEFYTSIHGKALVVRFDLKYPESYRYVYSNDDIMKFSAYIVQFYKHQGYDPFYMWVREQETGLHPHYHFLILLNGNNVRSYHYVFETAKSIWGNILGVSPLGLVDHCTKGKNGTHHENGILLVRASGNYYQRCSDVLRQVSYMAKIEGKGDYLDGVRDFGMSRLYRR